A genomic window from Streptomyces sp. NBC_00513 includes:
- a CDS encoding ASCH domain-containing protein — protein MSTGILPPAGDWIRGISIKQPWTTAIVAGAKTIENRPQPWSWRGLVLLHAGLQTDRPALCLPLVARTIRGRDLPTGAVVGVARLTGCHQDPDGSPPCTEWAEPGLWHLELTDVQELALPIPARGQLGPWKPTEDMVALVRRQLPDLRP, from the coding sequence ATGAGCACCGGAATCCTTCCGCCGGCGGGCGACTGGATCCGCGGAATCAGCATCAAGCAACCGTGGACCACCGCCATCGTCGCCGGGGCCAAGACGATCGAGAACCGCCCTCAGCCCTGGTCTTGGCGTGGCCTGGTGCTGCTGCACGCGGGCCTGCAGACCGATCGGCCCGCCCTGTGCCTGCCGCTGGTCGCCCGCACGATCCGCGGCCGCGACCTGCCGACCGGCGCCGTGGTCGGCGTCGCCCGGCTGACCGGCTGTCACCAGGACCCGGACGGTTCCCCTCCTTGCACCGAGTGGGCGGAGCCCGGCCTGTGGCACCTGGAGCTCACCGACGTCCAGGAGCTCGCCCTGCCGATTCCCGCACGCGGGCAGCTCGGGCCTTGGAAGCCCACTGAGGACATGGTCGCCTTGGTGCGTCGGCAGCTGCCCGACCTGCGTCCGTGA
- a CDS encoding GGDEF domain-containing protein produces the protein MSPLLRVQGRFGQRTLLLTTAAVPLTGWAVHAVTLHRQLAATRRDPLTGLLRRDSFTARARRLLARRDDLAVVMVDADHFKAVNDTMGHPVGDAVLAAFGARLTTWAGPRASVGRLGGDEFAAVVQVPAARLEQRLAQLVRMLHTPVVLEDGRSVDVAASVGAASTGVFGTRDLTVLQRAADAALYDGKHSGRAHLATAAHVMVPSVNGRRAGRPGTAVWGRAA, from the coding sequence ATGTCGCCCCTCCTGCGCGTTCAGGGCCGGTTCGGCCAGCGCACCCTCCTACTGACGACCGCCGCCGTGCCGTTGACCGGCTGGGCGGTCCACGCGGTCACGCTGCACAGGCAGCTCGCCGCCACCCGCCGCGACCCGTTGACCGGTCTGCTGCGCCGCGACTCCTTCACCGCCCGCGCCCGCCGGCTCCTGGCCCGCCGCGACGACCTGGCCGTGGTCATGGTCGACGCCGACCATTTCAAGGCCGTGAACGACACGATGGGGCACCCGGTCGGGGACGCCGTCCTCGCCGCGTTCGGCGCCCGGCTCACCACGTGGGCGGGCCCGCGCGCGTCCGTCGGCCGCCTCGGAGGCGATGAGTTCGCCGCCGTCGTCCAGGTGCCCGCCGCGCGCCTGGAGCAGCGCCTCGCGCAGCTGGTCCGGATGCTGCACACCCCCGTCGTCCTCGAGGACGGCCGCAGCGTCGACGTCGCTGCCTCGGTCGGCGCCGCGAGCACCGGCGTCTTCGGCACCCGCGACCTGACCGTGTTGCAGCGGGCCGCCGACGCCGCCCTGTACGACGGCAAGCACTCCGGCCGCGCCCACCTCGCCACCGCCGCCCACGTCATGGTCCCGTCCGTCAACGGTCGCCGGGCCGGCCGGCCGGGCACGGCAGTCTGGGGGCGAGCGGCATGA
- a CDS encoding AAA family ATPase codes for MNRHDPNPAPGPESEEALSVLAETAIELADTSRNFAAGLIRRESVAGPAGHLRDIAGRLAAHAARVDHLRDHASAHRSEGPEMNPLDLPAGAICVMVGPPGSGKSTFAARYPDTWRVSLDLYRHLATDSETDQSSTPVAVEIQNLLLDARLARGLTTIVDSTNVHVHVRNGLLARARYWQRPAIAVLFDVPLATVEAQNAGRDRAVPVHIVRGHHQLLPTPARLHDEGFTGVYRISELTAGTPQ; via the coding sequence GTGAACCGGCACGACCCCAACCCGGCGCCAGGGCCGGAATCGGAGGAGGCGCTGAGCGTGCTCGCCGAGACCGCCATCGAACTCGCGGACACGTCGCGGAACTTTGCAGCCGGCCTCATCCGACGCGAAAGCGTCGCAGGACCAGCCGGCCACCTCCGCGACATCGCCGGCCGGCTCGCCGCGCACGCGGCCCGGGTCGACCACCTCCGCGACCACGCGTCGGCCCACCGATCGGAAGGACCCGAGATGAACCCGCTGGACCTCCCCGCCGGCGCCATCTGCGTGATGGTCGGCCCGCCGGGCTCCGGCAAGTCCACCTTCGCCGCCCGCTACCCCGACACCTGGCGCGTCTCCCTGGACCTCTACCGACACCTGGCCACCGACTCAGAAACCGACCAGTCATCCACCCCCGTCGCCGTCGAGATCCAAAACCTCCTCCTGGACGCCCGCCTCGCCCGCGGCCTCACCACGATCGTCGACAGCACCAACGTGCACGTCCACGTCAGGAACGGGCTGCTCGCCCGCGCCCGCTACTGGCAACGCCCCGCCATCGCCGTCCTGTTCGACGTCCCGCTGGCCACGGTCGAAGCGCAGAACGCGGGCCGCGACCGCGCGGTGCCCGTCCACATCGTGCGCGGACACCACCAACTGCTCCCCACCCCCGCCCGGCTGCACGACGAGGGCTTCACCGGCGTGTACCGGATCTCCGAACTCACGGCCGGAACCCCGCAGTGA
- a CDS encoding Pycsar system effector family protein, translated as MTLNTDTATSTSDPSRHLDAACATVTGEITRTDNKASLLLAFTGAVLAGLATLAGKKLPLPAQLAGGAAGLALAAAAVLLLLVVRPNLGGRGRTVREGFPLWARLDEAGIRASMNEDTRTARIKALSTIAVTKFTRLARAVDTILTALALLLVAAILAVTG; from the coding sequence ATGACCCTCAACACCGACACCGCGACGTCGACCAGCGACCCGAGCCGGCACCTGGACGCTGCCTGCGCCACGGTCACCGGCGAGATCACCCGCACCGACAACAAGGCCTCGCTGTTACTGGCCTTCACCGGCGCGGTCCTCGCCGGACTCGCCACCCTCGCGGGCAAGAAGCTGCCACTGCCCGCCCAACTCGCAGGCGGCGCCGCCGGCCTCGCACTCGCGGCCGCCGCCGTGCTGCTGCTCCTGGTCGTACGGCCCAACCTCGGCGGCCGCGGCCGCACCGTTCGGGAGGGATTCCCGCTCTGGGCGCGGCTGGACGAGGCCGGCATCCGGGCCTCCATGAACGAGGACACCCGAACCGCCCGGATCAAGGCGCTCTCCACCATCGCGGTCACCAAGTTCACGCGCCTGGCCCGCGCGGTCGACACGATCCTCACCGCGCTCGCCCTGCTCCTGGTCGCCGCCATCCTCGCGGTCACCGGATGA